The following proteins are co-located in the Vigna unguiculata cultivar IT97K-499-35 chromosome 9, ASM411807v1, whole genome shotgun sequence genome:
- the LOC114164357 gene encoding probable ubiquitin-like-specific protease 2B, whose protein sequence is MMEIRSSPFPFDWSNVPQRLRTKRKRKFNGKEALSRPNKVHSRAKEAHSRPKEEISRPKERHCRPKEELSRLKNKLDSGIFDTFLMKIWKIFPEDRKTQFMYFDSLWFSLYRNASSKDKVLTWIRKEPIFSKSYVFVPIVCWGHWSLLILCHFGESLQSATRSPCMLLLDSLEMANPRRLEPEIRRFVLDIYESMDRPETRRIVSQIPFLVPEVPQQRDGNECGFFVLYFINLFLKHAPDNFSMEGYPYFMKKDWFSFDGLDRFHEGLIH, encoded by the exons ATGATGGAAATTCGTTCTTCACCATTTCCATTTGATTGGAGCAATGTTCCCCAGCGATTGCGGAcaaaaaggaagagaaaattTAATGGTAAGGAAGCACTTTCTAGACCCAACAAAGTGCATTCTAGAGCAAAGGAAGCACACTCTAGACCCAAGGAGGAAATTTCTAGACCAAAAGAAAGGCATTGTAGACCCAAGGAAGAACTTTCTAGACTCAAGAATAAACTAGACAGTGGAATTTTTGATACTTTCTTGAT GAAAATATGGAAGATTTTCCCAGAAGACAGGAAGACACAGTTTATGTACTTTGACAGCTTATGGTTTAGCCTTTACAGGAATGCTTCATCTAAGGATAAGGTGCTGACTTGGATTAGAAAAGAACCTATTTTCTCCAAGtcatatgtttttgttcctATAGTCTGCTG GGGTCACTGGAGCCTTTTGATCCTCTGCCATTTTGGTGAGAGCTTGCAATCAGCTACTAGATCACCATGCATGTTGTTGCTGGATTCACTTGAAATGGCCAATCCAAGGCGACTTGAACCTGAGATAAGAAG atttgtaCTAGATATTTATGAATCAATGGACCGGCCTGAGACAAGGCGAATTGTATCTCAAATTCCATTTTTGGTGCCTGAG GTGCCACAACAAAGAGATGGTAATGAATGTGGATTTTTTGTGCTCTATTTCATTAATTTGTTTCTGAAGCATGCTCCAGATAACTTTAGCATGGAGGGATACCCTTACTTT ATGAAAAAAGATTGGTTTAGCTTTGATGGCTTGGATAGGTTTCATGAGGGACTTATTCACTGA